cccttctcactccagccttggagtgAGACTGTTCTCTGTCttttggccctgcagctcttttatagggcccagcctggccctgattggctgcctcccagccttttcCGATTGgctttgccccagccctctcccagggttgttttaaccccttcagggccggagcAGGGTGACGTCCCTGCTAcagaaccccattgctgcaaatccttCTACTacatcctgcacattgctgagagtcagTCCTGCGTAgcagatgattaatggccctgagcacttgcatgacaatggcccccactgtggatttttcaactccaaaatgatttcccaccgACTAGTAGGAATCCagtattgcaagcttccacaataCAATTGCCACTCGCttttccactgtcagtgcagctctcattgtgGTGTCCCTGCGCTGGAGGGCTTGGGTGAGCTTGGCCCAGAAATCCACGAATGGGCCTTTCACATCCAAAAGGTCTGCAGTTTGCTCGTTGTCCTAAATCTGCATTATGATATGATCCCAATAATCCGTCCTCCTTCCTCGGACCCAGAAGAGGTGCTCcatcatctgcagctgctccatgaaggcCACTAAcaaccataggcaccaactctgtgggtgctccagccctggagtgcccATGATAAAAAATGAATGGGTGTtcagcatccaccagcagccagctcatccccttccctccccagcacctcccatccaccagtggccctgctgatcagctcctctccctcccccgccctcccagtgcctcctgcctgccaagatcagctgttccatgctggggggagggagaggagcggggaCAGGGTGCGCTCAGAGGAGAGGGCGAAACTGGGTggaaagaggcggggcggggcaggggtgagggcttgggggaaggggtggagcgtgggcagggcctggggtggagcaggggttgagcacccgaagggaaaagaggaagccagtgcctgtgcCAACAACCCTGAATTGTTTTTTTGCCATTGTGACCGGgagtgcctggggcagccctcactggaaatgccaaggtcagggcaggctgcaaaagggagagcagatactcccaaaactggtgggtaacactgaagttaaacctcccaaccagtcacaaattgtgcttctgatcccccacactggttatcaagaagcaaaaaaaagaaatcacacagccccctttattgcattccagcatctggctcccagtcagcacctAGGTCtggtacagtgagaagttatttaaaactctctcacaaatacaaaatgttcttctgaccccaaaagggtcagccacattaccaggtcagtataggtttggatcttactcaaaataccacactgccagccgatcctttagtatctaaaactaaaggtttattagaaagaaaaaagaaagaacaaaaagagatgttaaatggtaaaacagtcacatacatacaaagacttcaaagtccatacttcaggttcctagcagtactggtgagtttgctggcttgaaagtccctctgaaACACATCCACAACTTGggtgggtcattcagtccttgttcagagcttcagtttgtagcaaggttcctccagaggtaagaagcagggactgaagacaaaatgaacaagatgcagctgccttttatagtcttttgccatacagcctgtgcttcctttgttccaaacacaagctgcccagcacatggcttgaaAGCTCAGTTCTGTCCATAGGCCCTCGCAAGCCTTGCTGAATCATAAGGtgcatctgccttctctcaatgggtcacctgtatagctgatggtcctcaatgggccatcaagcaggctaggcagtgctgatgccgaACTGTTGGGGGGTGTCTctcagaagcatagcacaagtttgaaatacagacatacatacatatctataactcataatacaaaggtgaaaCAAACCCATAAATGAAattatcatatctggcaaatgatgacatttttgcagaaatcttacatggcatatctggtatAATTCATTGCCATTCTACACTATTGATATTCATAATATTCTCAAGTGTCCCCTAAATTCCATGCAGCGTCACACACCCCACGCAAAATTGATGTGGAAAGGGGTGTTCCTAGACACTGCTGAATGCATCACATGAATTTTCTATTCTTGGTCCTATATTATTACACTTCTGGTTTACATCACAGGTATTAGTGTAGAACAGAAATAATTTATCAAAATCATGTCTGACTAAATCAGGCTTTTTATATACAGCTACCTTCATTTTCTGAAAGTCTTCTCATCCATACTTTAATACTTTTACAAGATACTTTAATATAGACATTAATACTCTCAAGGGTGTAATTACCTTGGCATTTAGCCATGACAGCAATGtggtagtgtgcctcagtttccctttctgtataGCAGACTAGATTTGTAAAGGCTTCTTTGCTGTGCCAAGTTTTACAATTACTTACAGGTATCAGTTGTAACATTTCACTATTCTACAGCTCTCTAGCATACAGTGTGTTTTTAGGTATTAGCTTTTTGTCAAAGTTGTACACATTGCACCTTTTTACCATGGTTGACATCAAAATCAAATACATCAGAAGGCTAAACCTTAACAGTAGCACCAAATTTGTTACAAGTCAGTGTTTATAAGTATCTTGGTCCTACCATGCCTCTTGTTTCACTGAATCCCTTGCCTGGCCAGGTGTGTCCTCAGTGCTACCAGCTATGGGCAAATCTTCCCTGTCCCTTTTTAGCCAGGTAGATTGAAACCTAGTGTCTGGGTCGATACAAATTCTCATCTGCTTCCAATTTCAAGGCTGGACACTCATTCTTCCCCTCAGGAGGATTGGGTCCTTCCCCCCCTTTCTCCTAGAAGGTTGAAAACTGCACCTCCCTGCTTACAGGGATCCCTTTGCTGGCTAGGTGTGTTCACCAACTGCAGCCCCTCTGTGCTATGAACATCTACACAGACACTCTCCTGCATGCTTGCTTGTGGATCCACCACCAGCTTAGAGACTGGACTCTGTTTTAAAGAGATACCAAACAAATCCAAAGTGTCTCAGGGTGAGAGTTTGCCTGCTCTCCCTGGTATCCTTTGGGTTCAGTCATAAGgctgttctgctctgaaaaaccAGTAACCCAATCTTTCCTCAGACCTCAAGGCACAGACTGCTTACTCAAAGAACCAGCATGGGGAACATGCTGGCCAAGCCCAGACACTTGGCTACAGGGCTGTTCAATTTCTCTAACAATTCCCCCGCCCCGACCCCCAATCTGAAACCTCCTCTAGGCTATCCACTCTGGATCTTTCTAAAGCAAAGTCAGTGGATGTAGACACCTCAGAAAGACGCTGGCAGTTAGGAACTGAAACCAGTCTCCCAAACAAACTGTTGCTTTCTCTATATAGTGATTCACCCTCAGTTAACTCACTCAAATCACTTTTACACCCATCAGTGGCAGCAAACTGTTTGGAAAAACTACCATGAGGAATCTTCTCCCTAGGAGCTTCTCTAAGCAACAACCCCGCTTTTTTCTGCTCTACAGAAGCGTTTCTCTATGGAGCCACAACAAACTCCTTCCGATTTTCACTTGCACCCAGAATCATCCCTGGAACATTAAGAGGATTTTCACATAACCCCCTTTCAGGCAATCTGCTACATTTCACCCTCCTTCTGCAGCTTTCCTCACTGGCAGTATGCAGGTTACCACACACGAGCTTAGGAACACTTCCTTTTTGGGTTTCAGTTAAATCCAGAACCACCTCTGGGAAAACTGAAATATCCTCAACCATCATAGGCCATTATACCTAGATGATATCCTGGTGCTTGCTAAAACATCTGAACCggaactgaaacattttggtttgtggGAGTGTGAGAAAACACACAGATACTGAGGTCACACGAGAGGCGGGcagagaaagaggcagaaaagcCAAGCAGGAGGCTGTAAGTACAGTGTGACCTTGGAAAAGGCTAGACAGAGCTTTTGGGTCCAGTGTTGGCTGAAGAGTCTTGGGGCCTGTATGCTAAGAAAcggctccttttgttcttggttccttctgcgttcagagacacaggacttggtacgttctttataaataaatgaagctgcatcaaagaaataccaaCTATCACCAATTTCTGCTTCTAAATGGAACATCCCCAGAGCCCCAAATTTTGACTATCCGCTCAGGTTGAAAAGGGGCAACGTCCTCTTAAATCACTGGACAGACTGACATGCTCCCCAAGATGGGTTGTTCAATCTCACCCAACCGTCCCCCTGTGCAGAATGTTCCTTGCGGCCAGCGGGTGTTCACAGACTCCTGCCCCCTTGCAATGAGAGCTCCCTCTGTGTCTGAAGGGGATGGTGAGATATGCCAGTCAGAGACAGGACCTCAGAGGCCCACTGGGCCTGGGAAACAGGGAGACACtggccaggggctgctgctgagtGCTTTTGGGACTGGTATCTGTGATTCACTCTCTTTTCTGAAGCACCACTCTCCCAATTGCCCTCTTCCACACAGGATCCCAGATCTGTCCCTCCCACGCTACCCCGGGCCATTTCATACCCATGGCACGCTCTGGGCAGGTCCTGTGACTCCAagggatgtttgcagagaacacTTACAACTAGCAGAAACCATGAGTCTCAGCCCCAGAAGGTGCCAAGAGACAACGCCCCACTACTCCTTGCtgctggggatcagggctgtgccCTACAGATATCTCAGTGTTAGTAACATTAAGTGCCCTTTCCTCCCCCAGAAACTGAGACTCAAGTTATTCAGAAAAAGAGCCTTTTAACAGGCAGCAGCTGTCTGACCCCTGTAATGTATCAgtccctcatcccctcccccccttccctgtgaTCAATGCAGTGAGGGGCACGGATGGGGCACCGCAGCCTTTTGGTTactaaaaaggaaaggaaactttGGTTACTAAAAAGGAAACTTCTCTTCAGTCTCTACCAGAAATGTTGCCTATTTTTCATTGTCCATAATAAAACAATCCATTCCAGCCGAGAGGAGCTGAGTGCATGGCCTGGCAGAAACCAGGGCCTCCAAAGTGCAGCCCTGACACCTGCCATCTCCTCTGTCCAGCTGCAGCCCATAACGCTCACGGGGGATGTTTAGGTGGCTGCTCGGTTCACACTCCCATCCTGGGGGCTATACAAACCATTCTAATAAAACTCTAATCTAGTACCTGGTTAACGGGGAGGTGGGAGGAAGGGTCTCCCTTCTGTGCActggctgtggggagaagggCGAGATGAGAGCGGGcagaggttcccccccccccatcaaactCAAGGGTCAGGAGTCCCCACCCCATGGGTTCGCTGGTGTTTAGCAAGAGACAACGAGTGAGCAAAGCGCTTCTCACACTGAGGGCAGGGATAGGGTcgctctcccgtgtggattctcagGTGGGTGGTGAGGCCTGACAACTGGGTGAATCTTTTCCCGCACTCAGTGCAGCAATGGGGTCTCTCCCCAGTGTGGATCCTCTGGTGGCTAGTGAGATGATGCAGACGGACAAAGCCTTTCCCACAGTCAGCGCAGCGATGGAGTTTCTCCCCCGTGTGGACTCGCTGGTGTCTAGTGAGATTTTCCAGACTACTGAATGTTTTCCCGCACTCGGCGCAGTTATGAGGGGTCCCCCCcctgtggattctctggtgtctCCGGAGACTTTGAAGGAGACTGAAACTTTTCCCGCACTCAGCGCAGCGATGGGGTCGCTCCCCAGTGTGTATTGTCTGGTGTCTAATGAGATGTTCTTGTAAGTTGAATCTCTTCCCACACTCATGGCACAGGAAgggtctctctccactgtggattCTCAGGTGTCTAGTAAGACTCGATGTAAGTTTGAAGCCTTTCCCACACTGGTTACAGCAATGGGGCCGCTTTTCTGAGTGGATTCTCTGGTGTCTGTTAAGGGTGGACGAATACATAAAGCACTTCCCGCACTCAGCGCAAGCATAGGGCCTCTCTCCTGAGTGGATTCTCTTGTGCATGGTAAGAGCTGATATTTGGAAGAATCTTTTTCCACACTCAGCACAGTGATAGGGTCTCTCGccggtgtggattctctggtgggCAATGAGATGGGATGCCCGGTTGAATATTTTTCCACACTCAGAACAGGGATGGGCACTCTCCTTTCTGTGGATTTTCCCATGTGCTTTGAATGCTTTCTTTCTTCTGAAGCTCTCCCCACACTCACTACAGTGATACAATTTATGTCTCCTATGAACCATCCAGTGGTGGCTTATCAGGTCTCTCTGCACCTTGAATTCTTCCCTGCACACACGGCAGGTATATAGGCTCTTTCTGGGCTCAGAATGACCCTCTGCAGGAGGCTTTAGATGTGGCCTGGATCTCCTCTGATGGCTTTTTGGGGTTGCTGGCTCCTTCCTGGTCAGGTTCTTCCACTGCCTTTGTGGCCTTTCCCACGCAGATTTCTTGGAATGGTTCTTCCCTGATGTCGCTGGGAAAGGCCTGGGTTGCTTCAGGTTCCCAGGCACTTCCTCAGGagtctgcccctcagccctgctctgggtCTTCGCCCCTGCTTGGTGGGGAAGAGTATCCAGATGTTATTTTCTGAGCTGCTGACAAAGGGAAATCACTAATATTCCCAGCAGGGGGATGAGCCTGAGTCAGCCCCACGCCCCTCCCCTCAGAGCAGGGCTGGCCCTCAGCACTTGAGTGCAAGAGGCCAAACTCCCAGGAGccccagtgctggggaaggagaggtCAATGTCCCATAGACCCTGCTAATAGTCCCCCAAGTCAATGAACATGAGAATCAGCCCCCATGATTCTCTCCCTACTCTGAGGCCCATCTCAGTGGGGAGAACAGCATCACCACACACCAGCACTGACACCGCTCTCTCGAGGGACACACATGGAACATTCACACTGTGATGGGATCTGAATGGCTCCATGTTCTAtggaaaatgggggaggggagagaccgGGGGAATCTGTGTAATGGGAGAGATGGAGTTTCTAGGGGGATGTCAGGGTGAGGAGCTGTAGCAGTTTTTATGTTTGGGCTTCAATCCCTATTGTAATGCTCTGTGAGGGAAGAGTTTGCAGCTGATGGACGATTCCTGAAACGAGCTCTCTGGCTCTCACCAGTGGAAAGGGCAGAGCTGGTTCCCTACCTGCTCCAGGGGAAGAGCTTTGTGTGAGGAAGA
This DNA window, taken from Dermochelys coriacea isolate rDerCor1 chromosome 6, rDerCor1.pri.v4, whole genome shotgun sequence, encodes the following:
- the LOC119856519 gene encoding zinc finger protein 501-like, whose amino-acid sequence is MSVTFEDVAMYFSPAEWALLGKEQRQLYKHVMWENYQTLVSLGIQTRKPVVISSIEQGEELYVHCSTEDGDGDILNGTRPGFPDAEETWDWSAIESSLGFFLTQSSSPGAAGAKTQSRAEGQTPEEVPGNLKQPRPFPATSGKNHSKKSAWERPQRQWKNLTRKEPATPKSHQRRSRPHLKPPAEGHSEPRKSLYTCRVCREEFKVQRDLISHHWMVHRRHKLYHCSECGESFRRKKAFKAHGKIHRKESAHPCSECGKIFNRASHLIAHQRIHTGERPYHCAECGKRFFQISALTMHKRIHSGERPYACAECGKCFMYSSTLNRHQRIHSEKRPHCCNQCGKGFKLTSSLTRHLRIHSGERPFLCHECGKRFNLQEHLIRHQTIHTGERPHRCAECGKSFSLLQSLRRHQRIHRGGTPHNCAECGKTFSSLENLTRHQRVHTGEKLHRCADCGKGFVRLHHLTSHQRIHTGERPHCCTECGKRFTQLSGLTTHLRIHTGERPYPCPQCEKRFAHSLSLAKHQRTHGVGTPDP